The DNA segment GCGCCACCCCGAGGTCCGCCTGCGGCTGGAGATTCGGGAGAGGCACGCCTACCTCTACGTCCGCGACGTTCCAGGGCCCGGTGGACTCCCGGTGGGGGTGGCCTCGCCGGCGCTCCTGCTCCTCTCGGGCGGCATCGACAGCCCTGTGGCGGGATGGTACACGATGAAGCGGGGCGTGCCCCTGTCGGCCGTCCACTTCCAGAGTCCTCCCTTCACCAGCCCCCGGGCGCTCCAGAAGGTACAGGATCTCTGCGACGTGCTGGCCGCCTGGGGCGGCCCGGTGAGGCTCCACACGGTGCCCTTCACCCGGATTCAGACCGCCATCCGCAAGCACGTTCCCCCGGAGCTGGGCATCACCGTCATGCGGCGCATGATGTTCCGCATCGCCGAGCGGCTCGCGGCCCGCGACGGGCTGGCCGCGCTGGTGACGGGGGAGAGCCTGGGACAGGTGGCCTCCCAGACCCTCGAAAGCCTGGCCGCGATCAACGACGTGGTGCGCCTCCCCGTTCTCCGGCCGTTGATCGGTCTGGACAAGTCCGAGATCATCGACCGCGCCCAGGCCATCGGAACCTATGCCATCTCGATCCGCCCCTACGAGGACTGCTGCACCCTCTTCGTCCCGGCCCACCCGGCCACCCATCCCGATCGCCTCCAGGCGGAGGCCGCCGAGGCCGCTCTCGCGGTCCAAGCGCTGGTGGGCGAAGCGGTGGCGGGCACCGAGGTGGAGGAGCGTCGCGCTCCCGGCGACGCCCGGCTGCCTTCCCGCTGAGCCTTCCTCATCCGGGAGCGCCTCCCTGCCCTTGGGCCGGGGCCCCGGTTCCGCCCATCTCCCCCGCAAGATGCCAAGGGAGCCTTGACAGAATGCCCCACGGTGGTAAACTGACCTCGTAGCCAGGATTGATTCTTTGTAGCGATAGCTTATCCATAGATAGGACCCGCGGAGGTGCCGGCATGATCCCCGATTCGGTCCGGGAGGAACGCCTGCAGGGGGAATGGAGTCCCACGTCCCGCCCGATTCGGGCGAGCCACCGGGTGCTCGCGCTGTGGCGCCGGTACCGCCTCTTCGCCGAGCCGGGGCTCACCCTGCTCCTGGCGCTCGCGGCCTGGGGGATTCCGGCAGAGTGGACCGGAGCCCGCGTCGCCCTCTACGCCGCGGCCTACCTGGCGGGCGGCCTGCGCAGTACCTGGCAGGCCGTGGACGCCCTGCGCCAGCGGGTGATCGACGTGGACCTGCTCATGGTCCTGGCCGCGCTGGGGGCGGCGGCCATCGGCCAGCAGGCCGAGGGGGCGAGCCTTCTCTTCCTTTTCTCCCTCAGCAACGCCCTGCAGGAGCACGCCGTGGATCGGACCCGGCGGGCCGTCGAGTCGCTGATGCGCCTCCGCCCGGAGAAGGCTAGCGTGGTGGACGAGCGCGGCACCGAGCGCGAGGTTCCCGTGGAGCACGTGCTCCCGGGCCAGTGGGTGGTCGTCCGTCCAGGCGAGCAGGTGCCCGTGGACGGTGAGGTGGTGGAGGGGCGTTCCAGCGTGGACCAGTCGACCATCACCGGCGAGTCGATCCCGGTGGAGAAGGGTCCGGGCGACGAGGTCTTCGCCTCCACCCTGAACCAGATGGGCACGCTCCGGGTGCGGGTGACCCGGCGCGCCTCGGAGACGGCCCTGGCCCGCATCGTCCGGCTGGTGGCCCGGGCTCAGGCCCAGAAGGCGCAAACCCAGCGCCGCATGGAACGCCTGGAGCAGCGCTACGCGTGGGCGGTGCTGGGGGTCACCGCCGTCGCCGCGGGCCTCCCCCTCGCGCTGGGCGTCCCCTTCCACGAGGCCTTCTACCGGGCCATGGTGCTGATGGTGGTCGCCTCACCCTGTGCGGTGGTGATGGCCTCGCCGCCGGCCTTCCTCTCCGCCATCGCCCGGGGGGCCCGCCTGGGCTTCCTGTTCAAGGGCGGGGTCTCGGTGGAGCGTGCCAGCGACGTGGAGATCGTGGCCTTCGACAAGACCGGCACCCTCACCACCGGCAAGCCCCGGGTAACGGACGTGGTTCCCACGGGGCCGGTGGATCGCCGGGAGCTCCTAGGTCTCGCCGCGGCGGTGGAGCGGAGCTCCGAGCACCCTCTGGCCGAGCCGCTGGTCCGGGCGGCCCGCGATCAGGGCCTTGAGCCCACGGCCCAGGAGGTCGAGGCCCTGCCCGGCCTGGGGGTCCGGGGTCGGGTGGGGGACCTTTGGGTGTGGGTCGGCTCGCCCAGGCTCTTCGAGCGGCTGGGGGCACCCCTCCAGGGCAGGCCCCTGGAAGAGCTCTCCGGGTTGGAGGGGCAGGGGAAGACGGTGATGGCCGTGGGGCGCGCGCCGGATATGGCCGCGTCGAGCGTGGACATCCTGGGCTTGCTGGCCGTCGTGGACGAGGTGAGGCCCGAGGCGGCCGAGGCGGTCCGGCGCCTGAGAGAGGCCGGCGTCCGGCAGGTGGTCATGCTCACGGGCGACAACCGGCGGGTGGCGGAGGCCATCGGGGCCCAGGTGGGCGTGGATGAGGTGCGGGCCGAGCTCTTGCCCGAGCAGAAGCAGCAGGTGATCGCGGCCCTCAAGGACCGGGGGCGGACGGCCATGGTGGGTGACGGCGTCAACGATGCGCCTGCGCTGGCCTCGGCCGACCTGGGCATCGCCATGGGCGCGGCCGGCACCGACGTGGCCCTGGAGTCGGCGGACCTGGTCCTCATGGGCGACCGGCTCCTCCACCTGCCCGAGGCCCTCCGGCTGAGCCGCTTCACCCTCGCCCGGGTGCGTCAGAACCTCTTCATCGCCTTTGGGGTCATCGGGGGGCTGGTGCTCCTCACCCTCAGCGCCGGCCTGCCGTTGGCCCTGGGCGTGCTGGGACACGAGGGGAGCACGGTGCTGGTGGCGCTGAACGGTCTGCGCCTCCTGGCCTGGCGGAGCCCGGCCTGACCGCTGGCACCGCCCCGCCCGGGCCCCGCGGTGGGGCCCGGACGGCGTCCCTCAACCGGGTGGGGATCCGCCCTGGGGACCGATTCCGGTGACGGGCCCGCTCCGCCCGGCCTCGGGCAGCGGCCGGATGGGCGGGGAGAAGCGGCGGGGCAGGCGGAGCCGGAAGCGGCTGCCCTGGCCCGGGGTGCTCTCGAGCTCGATCCGCCCGCCGTGGGCGGCCACCAGCTGGCGCGCGATGGCCAGCCCCAGGCCTGTCCCGGTCGATCCTTCCTCGGCGCCCCGTCCCCGGAAGAAGCGCTCGAAGACGAAGGGTTGCTCGTCGGGTTCGATACCGGGACCGGTGTCGACCACGTCCAGCCAGACCCAGGAGGCATCGCCTCCGCCCCGGAGGGTCACCCGGCCGCCCCCGGGCGTGTAGCGCAAGGCGTTCTCGAGCAGGTTCCCGGCGGCCTCGGAAACGGCTTCAGGGTCCGCCTCCACCAGACCCGAGGGCCGTGCGTCCACCTCCAGGTGGATCCCCGCCCGGGCCGCGGCCGGTGCCCACGCCCGGCCGAGATCGGCCACGAACGGTTCCCACGCGACCTGGCCGGGCGTGAGCCCCATCTCCATCCGGTCCGCCCGGCTGAGGCGGGAGAGCTCCTCGGCCAGGCGGTCGAGGCGGGAGACGGCGCGCTCCATCTCCTCCACGGCCTGATCCGGGGCCATCACCCGATCCCGCACCGCCTCCAGGTAGCCCCGGAGGATGGCCAGCGGGGTACGAAGCTGGTGGGCGACCTCGCCCTGGCCCTTGCGGCGCAGGTGCTCCAGCAGGTGGAGGCGCCGGCTCATGGCGTTGATCCCCCGGGCCAGCTCCCGTACCTCCCTGGGACCCGCTTCGGGGACGGGCTCGGGCAGCAGGTCCGGCAGGGCGTGGACCGCGGCACCCATGCGCTCGATGGGGCGCCCGACCACCCGTGCCCCCAGCAGGGCCGCCAGCGACGCCAGGGCCAGGCTGGCCACGGCCGCGGTCAGGATCGACCGATCCAACTCCTCCTTGAAGGCCACGTCCTGGGGCTGGAGCACGCCCCGAATCCCCACCGGGCGGACCTCCACTCGCCCGAGGCCGCCCGGCAACGCGCGG comes from the Limnochorda pilosa genome and includes:
- a CDS encoding sensor histidine kinase, producing MHRFSGRAGLRGQLLLYSIVIVVLALGLVWGGSRVAFERAFQSYRSQAVEGQAQATADAVVALLTREQGGASEMSLLHLAGVTSTRIRWLDAAGRVRLDTGATVGEMGMRGGMGMGMGRSGRAGWPWSRGLPLEPVEGAAVARALPGGLGRVEVRPVGIRGVLQPQDVAFKEELDRSILTAAVASLALASLAALLGARVVGRPIERMGAAVHALPDLLPEPVPEAGPREVRELARGINAMSRRLHLLEHLRRKGQGEVAHQLRTPLAILRGYLEAVRDRVMAPDQAVEEMERAVSRLDRLAEELSRLSRADRMEMGLTPGQVAWEPFVADLGRAWAPAAARAGIHLEVDARPSGLVEADPEAVSEAAGNLLENALRYTPGGGRVTLRGGGDASWVWLDVVDTGPGIEPDEQPFVFERFFRGRGAEEGSTGTGLGLAIARQLVAAHGGRIELESTPGQGSRFRLRLPRRFSPPIRPLPEAGRSGPVTGIGPQGGSPPG
- the thiI gene encoding tRNA uracil 4-sulfurtransferase ThiI; its protein translation is MRELILVRYGEIGLKGENRPHFEHRLAANLRRALEDLPDARVERGYGRLFVDPACRTDEALARLRRVFGVVGLHPSVETPLETEAILDAALRLVRGERRPARFKVEARRSNKAFPLDSIELNRKVGAHLLEHLDGLSVDLRHPEVRLRLEIRERHAYLYVRDVPGPGGLPVGVASPALLLLSGGIDSPVAGWYTMKRGVPLSAVHFQSPPFTSPRALQKVQDLCDVLAAWGGPVRLHTVPFTRIQTAIRKHVPPELGITVMRRMMFRIAERLAARDGLAALVTGESLGQVASQTLESLAAINDVVRLPVLRPLIGLDKSEIIDRAQAIGTYAISIRPYEDCCTLFVPAHPATHPDRLQAEAAEAALAVQALVGEAVAGTEVEERRAPGDARLPSR
- a CDS encoding heavy metal translocating P-type ATPase, with product MIPDSVREERLQGEWSPTSRPIRASHRVLALWRRYRLFAEPGLTLLLALAAWGIPAEWTGARVALYAAAYLAGGLRSTWQAVDALRQRVIDVDLLMVLAALGAAAIGQQAEGASLLFLFSLSNALQEHAVDRTRRAVESLMRLRPEKASVVDERGTEREVPVEHVLPGQWVVVRPGEQVPVDGEVVEGRSSVDQSTITGESIPVEKGPGDEVFASTLNQMGTLRVRVTRRASETALARIVRLVARAQAQKAQTQRRMERLEQRYAWAVLGVTAVAAGLPLALGVPFHEAFYRAMVLMVVASPCAVVMASPPAFLSAIARGARLGFLFKGGVSVERASDVEIVAFDKTGTLTTGKPRVTDVVPTGPVDRRELLGLAAAVERSSEHPLAEPLVRAARDQGLEPTAQEVEALPGLGVRGRVGDLWVWVGSPRLFERLGAPLQGRPLEELSGLEGQGKTVMAVGRAPDMAASSVDILGLLAVVDEVRPEAAEAVRRLREAGVRQVVMLTGDNRRVAEAIGAQVGVDEVRAELLPEQKQQVIAALKDRGRTAMVGDGVNDAPALASADLGIAMGAAGTDVALESADLVLMGDRLLHLPEALRLSRFTLARVRQNLFIAFGVIGGLVLLTLSAGLPLALGVLGHEGSTVLVALNGLRLLAWRSPA